One segment of Sphingomonas telluris DNA contains the following:
- a CDS encoding DJ-1/PfpI family protein, producing the protein MGPLRVVFLVYPNVTQLDLTGPAQVLSRLGDAKVDLVWKAREPVPTDSGFALLPTATLEEVAAADILCVPGGFGCMDVMEDEEVLDWLRGVADNARWVTSVCTGSLILGAAGLLAGYRATSHWAWRDYLSLFGAEPVAERVVFDRNRVTGGGVTAGIDFAFALMAEIRGEEYARGVQLGLEYDPHPPFESGSPEKAGERLIAAVHDRSNRFAPDRERRVRAAANRLNSTV; encoded by the coding sequence ATGGGCCCCCTTCGCGTCGTCTTTCTCGTCTATCCCAACGTCACGCAGCTCGACCTCACCGGTCCGGCGCAGGTCCTGTCGCGGCTCGGCGATGCGAAGGTCGACCTCGTGTGGAAAGCGCGCGAGCCCGTCCCGACCGACAGCGGGTTCGCGCTCCTCCCGACCGCGACACTGGAAGAAGTGGCCGCGGCAGACATCCTCTGCGTGCCGGGCGGGTTCGGCTGCATGGACGTCATGGAAGACGAAGAGGTGCTGGACTGGCTTCGAGGCGTCGCGGACAATGCGCGGTGGGTGACGAGCGTCTGCACCGGCTCGCTCATTCTCGGCGCCGCGGGCCTGCTCGCAGGGTATCGCGCAACATCGCACTGGGCCTGGCGCGACTATCTCAGCCTCTTCGGAGCGGAACCCGTCGCCGAGCGCGTCGTCTTCGATCGCAACCGGGTCACGGGCGGCGGAGTCACTGCAGGCATCGACTTCGCTTTCGCGCTGATGGCCGAGATCCGGGGCGAGGAATATGCCCGCGGCGTGCAGCTCGGGCTGGAATACGATCCGCACCCGCCATTCGAATCAGGATCGCCCGAAAAGGCTGGCGAGAGGCTCATTGCCGCCGTTCATGATCGGTCCAACCGCTTCGCGCCGGATCGCGAAAGACGCGTAAGAGCGGCGGCAAATCGCCTGAACTCAACGGTTTAA
- a CDS encoding chromosome segregation SMC family protein, whose translation MRIRRLKLSGFKSFVEPSELRIEPGLTGVVGPNGCGKSNLLEAIRWVMGEGSPKSLRGGGMDDVIFAGTATRPPRDFAEVSILIERNRTDDGGLSGESEVTRRIERGAGSAYRLDGRDVRAKDVSLLFADAATGAHSPALVSQGKVGSIIAAKPTERRLLLEEAAGISGLHARRKDAEQKLRATETNLTRLAELLSDQEQRAAALRRQARAAERYRQLSDKIRAAEARLVHARWVEADQAATAATAEAKAAEGEVATLQRTLVEVQQAQDQAAALLTQRRNELSQARERATELAHELATTRARRDTVVRRLAELDRLDAALAADMEREEALRGDAETRIAELDAERAAIDARLADDETQAARIGRELAELETASREAEAALADLLARQAAMRAERRVAEAALDAARAQVDRTEQERQKLAGQIEALGSGSEQETARQEALKRAEAAKAAQAAAETKLEAAEAQRAEAAERRDGAESAVAAARAALSAVKAEAQALERALLHGGGSAIESLTAEAGYERALAAALGEDADASIGGGGVRRWMGSVTQAGDPPLAPGLTPLIDHVRAPSQLLRRLKQIGVADEDSGQPLAVGQRLVTRDGKLRRWDGFVSTGSGAAAAERLIRANRLAELNRQLPELEGAVAAAASARDEAARDVERWRSEGDEQRKAGSAAERESRDAERAADAAAVAIDRLNAQREAISQRLDDLKPVAEAAAESLQAAETVLAGLPDPAALEADVEAARALASAAGTAVADKRAEAATRARETAAARERHGAAGREQDEWRKRHADAKRRLALAVERQGQQAAERAELTDEPQRLDAAISEQEGRSRELERATSAAAEAERAAEAGVLKAASDLAASNETLSSARERRAAAAARAEGQEARRAEYARVCLERFECVPQRLPERLGFDAGEQVDAEAQSALLERLTAERERIGPVNLVAEQELAELEDARVKGAEEAEELTQAIHRLRGSIGNLNREGRVRLIDAFQKVDAHFRDLFTTLFNGGQAHLELVESDDPLEAGLEILAQPPGKRLSTLTLLSGGEQALTAVALIFALFLTNPAPICVLDEVDAPLDDANVERFCDLLDRMTSETDTRYLIVTHNAVTMSRMHRLYGVTMIEKGISRLVSVDLGGATTLLAAE comes from the coding sequence ATGCGCATCCGACGGCTCAAGCTCAGCGGCTTCAAGAGCTTCGTCGAGCCGTCGGAGCTGCGCATCGAACCCGGCCTCACGGGCGTCGTCGGACCTAACGGCTGCGGCAAGTCCAATCTGTTGGAAGCCATCCGCTGGGTGATGGGCGAAGGCAGTCCCAAGTCGCTTCGCGGCGGCGGGATGGACGACGTGATCTTCGCCGGCACCGCGACCCGCCCGCCGCGCGACTTCGCCGAAGTCTCGATCCTCATCGAGCGTAATCGCACGGACGACGGAGGACTTTCGGGCGAATCCGAAGTTACGCGGCGTATCGAGCGCGGTGCCGGTTCGGCCTACCGGCTCGACGGCCGCGATGTCCGCGCCAAGGACGTGTCGCTGCTGTTCGCGGACGCCGCGACGGGCGCCCATTCGCCGGCGCTAGTCAGCCAGGGCAAGGTCGGGTCGATCATCGCCGCCAAGCCGACCGAGCGGCGGCTCCTCCTGGAAGAGGCCGCCGGCATTTCAGGCCTGCACGCGCGGCGCAAGGACGCCGAACAGAAGCTGCGGGCGACCGAAACCAACCTTACGCGCCTTGCCGAGCTTCTCTCGGATCAGGAGCAGCGGGCGGCGGCGCTAAGGCGTCAGGCGCGCGCGGCCGAGCGCTATCGCCAGCTTTCCGACAAGATTCGGGCAGCCGAGGCTCGGCTTGTCCACGCCCGCTGGGTCGAGGCTGATCAGGCAGCGACTGCAGCGACGGCCGAAGCCAAGGCCGCAGAGGGCGAGGTCGCGACGCTTCAGCGGACCTTGGTCGAGGTCCAGCAGGCGCAGGACCAGGCGGCGGCTCTCCTGACGCAGCGCCGCAACGAGCTGTCGCAGGCGCGCGAACGGGCGACCGAGCTCGCGCACGAGCTGGCTACGACGCGCGCACGCCGCGACACGGTGGTTCGACGGCTGGCGGAACTCGACAGGCTCGACGCTGCGCTGGCGGCTGACATGGAGCGCGAGGAAGCGCTTCGGGGCGATGCCGAGACGCGGATCGCAGAGCTCGATGCCGAGCGGGCAGCGATCGATGCACGCCTTGCCGATGACGAGACCCAGGCGGCTCGCATCGGCCGCGAGCTGGCGGAACTGGAAACGGCATCGCGCGAAGCGGAAGCGGCATTGGCCGACCTGCTCGCGCGGCAGGCTGCGATGCGGGCCGAGCGCCGGGTCGCGGAGGCGGCTCTGGATGCGGCCAGGGCGCAGGTCGACCGGACCGAGCAGGAGCGCCAGAAGCTTGCGGGCCAGATTGAAGCGCTTGGCTCGGGGTCTGAGCAGGAGACCGCCCGCCAGGAAGCGTTGAAGCGCGCTGAGGCCGCAAAGGCCGCGCAAGCGGCCGCCGAAACCAAGCTGGAGGCCGCGGAGGCCCAGCGCGCCGAAGCTGCCGAACGCCGGGACGGGGCGGAGAGCGCCGTGGCAGCCGCGCGTGCGGCCCTGTCGGCGGTGAAGGCCGAGGCGCAGGCGCTGGAGCGGGCCCTGCTACACGGCGGCGGCTCGGCGATCGAGAGCCTGACTGCGGAAGCCGGATACGAACGCGCTCTTGCCGCTGCGCTCGGTGAAGACGCGGATGCGTCGATCGGCGGCGGCGGCGTCCGCCGGTGGATGGGCAGCGTGACGCAGGCAGGCGATCCGCCGCTGGCGCCCGGCCTGACGCCCCTCATCGATCACGTTCGCGCCCCTTCCCAATTGCTGAGGCGCCTGAAGCAGATCGGCGTCGCCGATGAGGACAGCGGCCAGCCGCTCGCGGTCGGCCAGAGGCTGGTGACGCGCGACGGCAAGCTTCGGCGCTGGGACGGCTTCGTCTCGACCGGCTCGGGTGCGGCGGCGGCGGAACGCCTGATCCGCGCTAACCGTCTCGCCGAATTGAACCGGCAGTTGCCGGAGCTTGAAGGCGCCGTTGCAGCGGCCGCCTCCGCGCGCGACGAGGCTGCGCGCGACGTCGAGCGCTGGCGCTCCGAAGGCGACGAGCAGCGCAAGGCGGGCTCCGCCGCCGAACGCGAGTCTCGCGATGCAGAGCGCGCCGCTGACGCTGCTGCCGTCGCGATCGACCGTCTCAACGCGCAGCGCGAAGCGATTTCGCAGCGGCTCGACGACCTCAAGCCCGTCGCCGAGGCCGCCGCCGAGTCACTTCAGGCGGCCGAGACTGTCCTCGCTGGCTTGCCCGATCCGGCCGCGCTCGAAGCAGATGTCGAAGCGGCTAGGGCCCTTGCCTCTGCTGCTGGAACCGCCGTTGCCGACAAGCGTGCAGAAGCGGCGACGCGAGCTCGTGAAACCGCTGCTGCGCGCGAACGTCATGGCGCTGCCGGGCGCGAACAGGACGAATGGCGCAAGCGCCACGCGGACGCGAAGCGTAGGCTCGCGCTGGCCGTCGAGCGCCAGGGGCAACAGGCCGCCGAGCGAGCGGAGCTAACGGATGAGCCGCAGCGGCTCGATGCCGCCATCAGCGAACAGGAAGGCCGCTCGCGCGAGCTGGAGCGCGCGACCTCTGCGGCTGCAGAAGCGGAGCGCGCCGCTGAGGCTGGCGTGTTGAAGGCCGCGTCGGATCTGGCGGCTTCCAATGAAACCCTTTCCTCCGCCCGCGAGCGCCGCGCTGCCGCCGCCGCTCGCGCCGAGGGCCAAGAGGCCCGCCGCGCCGAATATGCGCGCGTATGCTTGGAGCGTTTCGAGTGCGTGCCGCAGCGGCTGCCGGAACGGCTTGGCTTCGATGCCGGCGAACAGGTCGATGCCGAGGCTCAGTCCGCGCTCCTCGAACGCCTCACCGCCGAGCGCGAGCGCATCGGGCCGGTGAACCTCGTCGCCGAGCAGGAGCTGGCCGAGCTTGAAGATGCCCGGGTCAAGGGCGCCGAGGAAGCGGAGGAGTTGACGCAGGCCATCCATCGCCTGCGCGGCTCGATCGGCAATCTCAACCGCGAAGGCCGGGTTAGGCTCATCGATGCCTTTCAGAAGGTCGACGCGCACTTCCGGGACCTGTTCACGACACTGTTCAACGGCGGCCAGGCTCACCTTGAACTGGTCGAGAGCGACGATCCCCTCGAGGCCGGGCTGGAGATCCTGGCGCAGCCGCCGGGCAAGCGCCTTTCGACGCTGACTTTGCTGTCCGGCGGCGAGCAGGCCCTGACCGCGGTCGCGCTCATCTTCGCATTGTTCCTAACGAACCCCGCGCCGATCTGCGTGCTCGACGAGGTCGACGCGCCGCTTGACGATGCGAACGTTGAGCGCTTCTGCGACCTGCTCGACCGCATGACGAGCGAAACCGACACGCGCTACCTCATCGTCACGCACAACGCGGTGACGATGAGCCGCATGCACCGCCTCTACGGCGTAACGATGATCGAAAAGGGCATCAGCCGCCTGGTCTCCGTCGATCTGGGTGGAGCGACGACGCTTCTCGCTGCAGAATAA
- a CDS encoding thioredoxin domain-containing protein, translated as MKPAYVLLAAVAVLSSGACDAKKGDEANTTAAAPIKAVAPPKGGDWTKMVSRTEAGGYVMGNPEADVKLIEFGSMTCPHCAEFDEKGGEALINKYVKTGRVSYEFRNFVRDPYDLTAALIARCAGPERFFPLTHELYADQKNWIAKLQAIPAEQTQSLQTMGPEQQFTKIAEWAGLQQWGAQHGVPSSKSAQCLTNQAEINQLVQMNGDATTQFPEFAGTPTFVINGKMLEQTATWDKLEPQLRDALGG; from the coding sequence ATGAAGCCAGCCTATGTCCTGCTTGCCGCCGTCGCGGTGCTGTCCAGCGGCGCCTGCGATGCCAAGAAAGGCGATGAAGCCAACACGACCGCTGCGGCGCCGATCAAGGCCGTCGCTCCGCCGAAGGGCGGCGACTGGACCAAGATGGTCTCGCGCACTGAAGCCGGCGGCTACGTAATGGGCAATCCCGAGGCCGACGTGAAGCTGATCGAGTTCGGCTCCATGACCTGCCCGCACTGCGCCGAGTTCGACGAGAAGGGCGGCGAGGCGCTCATCAACAAGTACGTGAAGACCGGCCGCGTCAGCTACGAGTTCCGCAACTTCGTCCGCGATCCGTACGACCTGACGGCTGCTTTGATCGCGCGCTGTGCGGGGCCGGAGCGCTTCTTCCCGCTGACGCACGAGCTCTACGCGGATCAGAAGAACTGGATCGCGAAGCTGCAGGCCATTCCGGCGGAGCAGACGCAGAGCCTCCAGACAATGGGTCCGGAACAGCAGTTCACGAAGATCGCCGAATGGGCGGGGCTTCAGCAGTGGGGCGCGCAGCATGGCGTCCCCTCGTCGAAGAGCGCGCAGTGCCTGACCAATCAGGCGGAGATCAACCAGCTGGTGCAGATGAACGGCGATGCGACAACGCAATTCCCCGAATTCGCGGGAACGCCGACTTTCGTGATCAACGGCAAGATGCTCGAGCAGACCGCCACCTGGGACAAGCTCGAACCGCAGCTGCGTGACGCACTCGGCGGCTAA
- a CDS encoding DUF721 domain-containing protein, translated as MAKPKSPNTKKNEDAPRSGRPRAAGELVGEIGGVAFRRFGFVQSAIVSRWPELVGERYAKVSSPESIRFPTGKKSGGVLTLLVEGAHSPLLQHLSPLIIERVNRFFGYEAVNRVVFRQGKPLPREPEPARPQLRPVPKELGEGLRQIADPELRACLESLAGRIAASTGAPTVDSPVENPIPLPFRSE; from the coding sequence ATGGCGAAGCCCAAGTCACCGAATACGAAGAAGAATGAGGACGCGCCGAGGAGCGGCCGTCCGCGTGCCGCCGGAGAGCTCGTCGGCGAAATTGGCGGCGTTGCCTTCCGCCGCTTCGGTTTCGTCCAGAGCGCGATCGTCAGCCGCTGGCCGGAACTCGTTGGCGAGCGGTACGCCAAGGTTTCGTCCCCGGAATCCATCCGTTTTCCGACGGGCAAGAAGTCCGGCGGCGTCCTGACCCTGCTCGTCGAAGGCGCGCATTCACCTCTGCTTCAGCATCTCAGCCCTCTGATCATCGAGCGCGTGAACCGCTTCTTTGGATATGAGGCCGTGAACCGGGTGGTGTTCAGGCAGGGCAAGCCTCTTCCCCGCGAGCCCGAGCCGGCGCGTCCCCAGCTTCGGCCCGTTCCGAAGGAACTCGGTGAGGGACTTCGGCAGATCGCCGATCCGGAGCTTCGCGCCTGCCTCGAATCGCTTGCGGGCAGGATCGCTGCTAGCACCGGGGCTCCCACCGTGGATTCGCCTGTGGAAAACCCGATTCCATTACCTTTCCGGAGTGAATGA
- a CDS encoding A/G-specific adenine glycosylase, which produces MPGEETSDPYRVWLSEVMLQQTTVAAVTPRFERFLARWPTVEALAAAADEDVLSEWAGLGYYARARNLIACAREVAGRGGFPDTEEELRKLPGIGGYTAAAIAAIAFGRRAVVIDTNVERVVARLHGIDVPIAEAKDRIRELADALTPQVGAGDFAQAMMDLGATICRPRAPECTKCPLSPDCKAFASGEPERFPAPKRKLVRPTKHGIAQWIERDGCIWLIRRPAKGMLGGMAALPGPEWTADTANEGPALARVTHVFTHFRLELDIVAASEPEREGWWQALSQISDAGLPTLYRRAIDAVLESRTKLAA; this is translated from the coding sequence ATGCCCGGTGAGGAAACGTCAGATCCCTATCGCGTTTGGCTGAGCGAGGTGATGCTTCAGCAGACCACCGTCGCAGCCGTGACACCGCGATTCGAGCGGTTCCTGGCGCGCTGGCCGACGGTCGAAGCGCTGGCCGCAGCGGCCGACGAGGATGTGCTCTCCGAGTGGGCCGGGCTCGGATATTATGCCCGTGCCCGCAACCTCATCGCTTGCGCGCGAGAGGTCGCCGGCCGCGGAGGATTTCCGGACACCGAGGAAGAGCTTCGCAAGCTTCCGGGCATCGGCGGCTACACTGCCGCTGCGATTGCCGCGATCGCCTTCGGCAGGCGCGCGGTGGTGATCGACACCAATGTGGAGCGGGTTGTCGCGCGGCTGCATGGGATCGACGTGCCCATCGCGGAGGCCAAGGATCGAATCCGGGAGCTGGCGGACGCGCTGACTCCGCAGGTCGGCGCCGGCGACTTCGCCCAAGCGATGATGGACCTCGGCGCGACCATTTGCCGACCGCGGGCGCCAGAGTGCACTAAGTGCCCTCTTTCACCGGACTGCAAAGCTTTCGCATCGGGCGAGCCAGAGCGGTTCCCCGCGCCGAAGCGCAAGCTGGTGCGGCCGACGAAGCACGGCATCGCTCAATGGATCGAGCGCGACGGCTGCATCTGGCTCATCCGGAGGCCCGCCAAGGGCATGCTCGGCGGAATGGCTGCGTTGCCGGGCCCGGAATGGACCGCCGACACAGCAAACGAAGGTCCGGCGCTTGCTCGCGTGACCCACGTGTTCACCCATTTCCGCCTGGAGTTAGACATCGTCGCTGCATCAGAGCCTGAGCGCGAAGGCTGGTGGCAGGCACTTTCACAGATCAGCGACGCCGGGCTTCCGACCCTCTACCGCCGCGCCATCGACGCAGTTCTGGAATCGAGGACCAAGCTTGCGGCCTGA
- the nudC gene encoding NAD(+) diphosphatase, protein MRPEPFFSGTGIDRADQVRVDPARVSELTGSRDARQLVWREGLPAVGPDGRLEWQGLTSPDLFLGLQDGLARFSAIEQPHGNARAAFDTIGTLAPDEAPLFAAALSLAWWHSRHRFCANSGHPTELERGGWSRSCPVCGAQHFPRVDPVVIMLAEHDGRLLLGRQPQYPAGRYSALAGFLEPGESIEAAVARELHEEAGIEVADVTYVASQPWPFPSSLMIGCHARALDADLTIDRTELDDARWFTREEIAAALAGEADAAFLPPPRFAIARTLLDHWLTA, encoded by the coding sequence TTGCGGCCTGAGCCATTTTTCTCCGGCACCGGGATCGATCGCGCGGACCAGGTCCGGGTCGATCCTGCGCGTGTTTCCGAACTGACCGGCAGCCGTGACGCCCGTCAGCTGGTCTGGCGCGAAGGCCTTCCGGCAGTCGGCCCGGACGGCCGCCTCGAGTGGCAGGGACTCACCTCGCCCGACCTCTTTCTCGGTCTTCAGGACGGGCTCGCGCGTTTCTCGGCGATCGAGCAGCCGCATGGCAACGCCCGCGCTGCTTTCGACACAATCGGCACTCTCGCGCCCGACGAAGCGCCCTTGTTCGCTGCCGCGCTCAGCCTCGCCTGGTGGCACTCGCGACATCGCTTCTGCGCGAACAGCGGTCACCCGACCGAGCTGGAGCGCGGCGGCTGGTCGCGGAGCTGCCCCGTCTGCGGAGCCCAGCATTTCCCGCGCGTCGATCCGGTCGTCATCATGCTTGCCGAGCATGACGGCCGCCTGCTGCTCGGCCGCCAGCCGCAATATCCGGCCGGCCGCTACTCGGCGCTCGCGGGCTTTCTGGAACCGGGCGAGTCGATCGAAGCGGCCGTCGCTCGCGAGTTGCACGAGGAGGCAGGCATCGAAGTCGCGGACGTGACCTATGTCGCCAGCCAGCCGTGGCCGTTCCCGTCATCGCTCATGATCGGATGTCATGCGCGCGCGCTCGACGCTGATCTGACCATCGATCGGACCGAGCTCGACGATGCCCGTTGGTTCACTCGCGAAGAGATCGCGGCAGCCCTCGCCGGGGAGGCCGATGCGGCCTTCCTGCCACCCCCGCGCTTCGCAATTGCGCGTACTCTGCTGGACCATTGGCTGACGGCTTGA
- a CDS encoding c-type cytochrome: MDDRFNTIAGWVLFAGIVALGASIVTGETFHGERPEHMGYPIEGVVEEGAGTAEAEKPIAFYLASADPAAGEQVFKKCTACHNADKGGANALGPNLWGVLGEPIGKGANGFPFSPALSGVGGAWDFESLNHWLTSPKKFAPGTKMTFAGLSNPQDRANVIAFLNAHSDHQQPLPAAPAEDAKPAEAAGKPGTGTNDGPQKASEKEPLPPKLNEKTSGGNPEATAPAH, encoded by the coding sequence ATGGACGACCGTTTCAATACCATCGCAGGTTGGGTGCTGTTCGCCGGAATCGTTGCCCTTGGGGCTTCGATCGTCACGGGCGAGACTTTCCACGGCGAGCGCCCGGAGCACATGGGCTATCCGATCGAGGGCGTGGTCGAGGAAGGCGCCGGAACCGCGGAGGCCGAGAAGCCGATCGCTTTCTACCTTGCGAGCGCCGATCCGGCCGCGGGCGAGCAGGTCTTCAAGAAGTGCACCGCCTGCCACAACGCCGACAAGGGCGGCGCCAACGCGCTCGGCCCGAACCTGTGGGGCGTTCTCGGTGAGCCGATCGGCAAGGGCGCCAATGGCTTCCCGTTCTCGCCCGCGTTGTCGGGCGTCGGCGGAGCCTGGGACTTCGAGAGCTTGAACCACTGGCTGACGAGCCCGAAGAAGTTCGCTCCGGGCACGAAGATGACCTTTGCGGGGCTCAGCAATCCGCAGGACCGCGCCAACGTGATCGCTTTCCTGAACGCGCACAGCGATCACCAGCAGCCGCTTCCGGCCGCTCCAGCGGAAGACGCCAAGCCCGCCGAAGCCGCTGGCAAGCCGGGCACCGGCACCAACGACGGTCCGCAGAAGGCGTCCGAGAAGGAGCCGCTGCCGCCCAAGCTGAATGAGAAGACCAGCGGCGGTAACCCCGAGGCGACGG